Within Tribolium castaneum strain GA2 chromosome 10, icTriCast1.1, whole genome shotgun sequence, the genomic segment TCCCTCGAAACTACCACGGCTTTCGGTGGTGGGCATGAACCCACATCTATCGCAAAGAATCAGCTTTCTTCAGTCGAATTTAGCAAACGCACCAATGCCTAGCGCGACAAGCCAGTAAGTTGaaatttgtttgtatttttttcgtattcTTTCGGACCGACACTGATCATGCGCTAAATTATCGAGATTGGTGGAACTGGTCCCCTGTTGAGAAAGATAGATGATTTGGGAAAATCGAGCTGCATAAAGCGATTACATTATTTCCCGGGTCGCGAGATGAGCAAAAATTTCCAACgtggattaaaattttattatctctCGTAGGTCAAACATCCTGCACACTTTAACGGATTCGCATACGCATTATTCTTCCGTTATTACCGAGTTAACTGCCTTTGTTAATTACATTGGACAAGTTGAACTGCTTCCGGAGGCGGACGAACTTTTATTCCCTCCAGATTTTTTCCTCGTGTTGCTAGTTGTGTTATCTCcgcaattttatttacttaaataaatttttctcgcATTACGTTGTCTTTCTCTAAGGATTAAGAAACACAAGGACCcgcgaaaaaattataaattataaaaaacgcaataaataaataaaaccaagGGTCagagaaaaaatatgaaaacatgaaaccaaaaaatatatgacgtataacgaaaaaaaaggacaataataaaagataataaataacaacaaaaataataagataCAGGTTGTCTAGATACAGCGTCTTGGGTGCTGAAACACGTGTCGGCTGCCAAATTTCCGGGAACTTTATGTTCGATAGATTACTACGAGACAATGAGTAATGACTGTGATTGTAGGTGTTATTCATGATGCGTGGCTTTTTATGAATGATTTATTATGTAATAGCGACAAATAGtgttataaataaagttttttggtGACTATTTGTTAATATCAACAGTGTCGATTATTAATCGCCTTCATTAACAAactagtttattaaataactattaataaactaatttgttAATGAGGGcgattaataaacaaaactgttttaaaagTTGAGTTTATTAATGGCCCATTAGCAAACGagtttattacaatattttttcgttgaccGTATACTCTATTTtgtgacaaaattaaaaattaattaccattCTAAAATTCGAgcaatttaatattaataatattattataaataaccaaaaataattctgGAATATTAAAATGTATGCTGTTActcgtcaatttttttatttgtatgagTATAACTGattgtttatattaaaatatttttaaaaagtaaaaaccccaaaaacagttacttaatgaaaaaaagtgtgttaATGATAatccttttttaaataagataattcattaatatcaaaattaataaacggtcaacgaaaaaaatttttttcagtcgAATTGCGCAAGACTTGAtaatatgaaaaatacaaaataataaataataaatttatgaaaGAAGTTATCCTGATTAGCGAATACTAGATCAAGTCAAGATGACAATACCAAGTGTTCTCTCATGACTTTTTTCTTTGAAACTTGAAGCTTCttaaatggagaaaaaagaaaagataatggaaaagacaaaaaagaaagtgcaatcgcggacacgtgtcggTTGTCAAACTCCCTAGGACTTGAATCAAATAAACTATAAGCTGTTGATAGTAGTGATAGTATTTTTCGATGATAAGATAAGGTGTGAATTGGtctaaattatgtaaaaatgttgTAATATCGAACGAACTGAATTTCGTGAGATTGTGTAAACGTGGGTTAGGGGAGAAAAAGCATTCACTAGGCTTGAGGTGAGCTGAACCACGTGGTGAATGCGTTTTTCTCGCGtgattaattaaacaatagtaaaaaatagCGAGAGTTGTCCCTTAAGTAGGCAATAACCTTCTAGGCGTAGACAATTGCTCTCCATAGAAGAAGCGTGGAATCTTCCGATATCGGCTGAAATGTCATCAaggcaacaacaacaaaacagTTCGCAACAATCGAAAACCGCCACTCAATCGTATCAAAAACCCTATAATCAAGCTTCGACCCCGCAAGGCCCGCCACCGCCTTACCCGTCCCCAGGCGGCGGCTCCGTGAAACAATTCAAAACCGAAGTCGTCGAACAAAAACCCGCCCCCCAACCTCAAACTCACCCCTTCACTCTCACTCAACAGCAACTCCAAATGTTGAATTACTTTCAACAAAACATAAACAATCTAACGCCTGCCCAAGAAGTGAGTGCCAAAACGACCACCACGCCGAAAACTGGCGATTTTTTTTCGCAGAATATGAGACTGCAACTCCAACATCAGCACCGGTTGATGCAACAACACCAACAACAGTTGAGACACCAAAGACAAGCCCAGCCCCCGCGACAGGGCTCCACGCCGCCTGCCTACAACGGAAACAACTTCCAGGGGGATCCCCCGACTTTGAATCCCCCCAAAAACCTTTCGCCCCCCTCCAATGGAGACAAACTAGTCCAACCAACACCAAATGTGATCCCGAGCTGCGCGAGGGACATAACCATGCCCGTTTCGGGGCAAAATTCAGCAGACATGGACGTGAGTGAGGAAGAATTGAAGGACTTCCTCTCGCAGAAGGATCTAGCAACGACGCTCGCCGAAAATCTGCTCAAGCACTTCGGATCCGACGACATCGACATCAAAGAGGAACAGGAGCAAAGTGGTGAGCCCCAAATTTATTGCTTACGGTATCagcgaaaaaatttttttttccaattttttatcgcTTAATATCGCTATCGTGTCAATATCAGGGTGAATAAAGTGCTGCAAACATTTTCTTcactttttattcattttattcatccttgttttaataataatatttagtatacaaaatgaatattttattattaggtaTTGTAACaaatcatatttttgttatggaTCAGAAAAATCctcgattttattttagcaaatgctacatttttgaataatgtaatcttgtttttttttaatgactactgacatttttgtttactgttttgaATAGCACACTCTATGACACTTCTTTATATTtctggtaataaaaaaaataataatacttcacaaaaaatgctttttttattataatgtaCTTATTCACggtaaataatctttaaaaaaaaaatatcgtgaAGAGAAACACTAACAACTTAGTACAAAAAATGagagtaaaatttaaaaaagtctaTAGATACAGtatacaaattacaaaagattaacgataattagtaattaataaaggAAACCACACCGTTCATCAGAATTCCCCACAACTCTCACAGATGGCACTTAGTGCTGCCTATGTCTCGTAATTAGTAATAGTTTtcgtcattattttttttacataattagcataaatacacttaatgtcaAAGCTAAATACAAAAAGgaacataaaattaaagcccataactgttttattttattctttttttacaCTAACAGAAAATCTAAAAGAGTATGTTACCAATGACGTTGTAAATGTAGAAATTAACCAAAGAAGTGCTTCCAAAAAATATACTAGGGgtcaaagttgtagagaatttctTTCAAGAAAGTTTGTGACGCCAAACCTTTATCTTCAATAGGTTAAAGGTTAAAGCTTTAAAGAAGGCAAAGAACACTACTAAGCAGCAATTTGAAGCTAAACTGTTGAAGACGTCCGgacttttttgaagaaaatgtaGCTTTCTACAGCTTTTTCTGGGACCTgcgtttcgaaaaatattttcgaataTTTTTAACTGATTATTCATTCTTATTGATTCGAAAAGTTGATTCGATGGTCTGGAAATCTTGCAATAATTGTTCGAATTGtggaggttttactgtagttAATTGGTATGtctgaattattaaaatagcTTGATTATCTCTCGGCTCTGATTTCAATAGCGTCATTTTCAATTCGAAGGTGTAGTCGACTAGTTCAGTGTTCgttgttttagaaaatattttatcctCCGGACCCTTTTCTCCATCAAATTTAGATTCATCGAAACCGGAAATGGACACGAAACGACGAATCAAATCGCCACCGCACGATAGCATCCTAACTATCAAATCGGAACCGCCTTGGGAAGTCGATTCGCTGCATTCTGTGGAAAAACGACCGGAAATCGAATACACGATCGACATGGACGCCAAAACAATCCTAAGACTGTGCAAGTAAGTCGTAATATTCATCGTGGTTTTTAGTTGACGAAAACTTCCTGATTTAGAGGTGAGGGCATCAAGGGCGAAATCAGCAACTCGTTAATATCAGATCGAGCGCCGCCCCCTTCACCCCCCGACCCCCCAGCAATAAAACTAAACCACCAACAGTTACTTCCGCCCACCCCTTCGGTCTACttagataataaaaaacacgCGTTTAGTCCACAGTTACAGGAGTTTTGCCTCAAACACCCCATAGCTGTAGTACGCGGATTAGCCTCGGCGTTAAAACTCGACTTAGGCTTATTTTCGACTAAAACACTAGTTGAGGCTAATCCCGATCACAGTGTTGAAGTTAGGACGCAAATACAGCAACCATCCGACGAAAACTGGGACCCACAGTCCGGGAAGAAGGTCTGGGCTTGTATCTCGCATAGGTCGCACACGACCATTGCCAGATATGCGCAGTACCAAGCCTCCAGCTTTAAGGAAAGTTTAAAGGTACGGGCAGGCGCATTTTGGAGCGAAAATAACGAACCAATTGCAGGAAGAGAGGGATAAGGCCACCAGTGGCTTGTCCGACTCGGATTCCAAGGACTCGGTCAATTTTCCCAAGAGGAGGCGGCTCTGCAACATCCCGCCCTTGGCCAACACCAAGGGCTGCAACCAGCCCAAGATGCTAAAGTAAGTTAAAGTAACATTCCGCGAATACACATTTTCATGCGCATATGCAAGGTGTTTTTAAGTATgtttcattatattttaataagtgctgaacaaaaatttacctttgcGCGTTTAACAGTATTGATAAACCgtttaaaacacaaaagtgCAGACAAGGTGAAATTCGTTGTTCAGATTTATTGCCCCCTGGTAGTAGTAGATGCTAGTTCAGTGTAACATACTATACACTTTGTTTTGGTGTTTTGATAGGTGTTAAGGACCCAAGGACCTGTGGATAGAGTGAGTCACGGAGGACACAGCCTGGACGTTTCATACTGCGGTCAGCAATCGTCGCAAGACAAATCGTTGTTCTTTATAGATTCCGaagtttttttggaatttaagCGACTTTTACTTATTGTTCGTTATTCTTGCAGGTTTGGGACGAACGTGGACTTGTCGGATGAGAAAAAATGGAAGGCGCAGCTTCAGGAGTTGATGAAACTGCCGGCGTTTGCTCGAGTTGTCTCGGCCGGAAACATGCTGTCGCACGTGGGCCACGTGATCCTCGGCATGAACACGGTCCAGCTGTACATGAAGGTAGAGTTCTGAATTGACGAAACGTTGATcattttataataatgataatatatTTAGTTAAATAATAACACACACTACAACTAAGTAAAAACTAATGTCATAAAATTCCTCCGAAATCGCctcatttttaattctttctggtattttattaaagaaattacTTTTCCATGCTATCTAATGTTCCAAAATTTGTTGCTCAGTTCGTGCCGAATATATTGATTGAATTCCAACGTCATTATGTTGTGTTCAAACAGTGTTCTACGTGACTTTTATTCGAttttctaacaatttttttatagtaagAATTCTTTCCCTGCAGAAGATGTACCTCAGAGTAATATGCCGTATGTTAAAGGAGAGATCAAGTTTCAAaatgctattttttatttcgccagtacatttaattaatttttgttaattgattttactaaaaaacttATTACGTTCCTAACTGAAATGTCCGAAAATTTACGATCGTGTCTGCTTGCAGAGTCGGCATCCACAACAGGGGCTGATTTATTGAGGCgtcatttttactttgtttgaCAATATATACTAGCCCGCTGGTACACTTGTATGTGGAATTattcgttaataataattaaaaaaattgaaaatggtGTTTTGAAAGTTGATTTCTCCTTTAAACGTTTCGTTTGATTTTGGTTGATTTCCATTCTTTTTCTATTTCGCCGTTAGGTACCTGGCAGTCGGACTCCGGGCCACCAGGAAAACAACAACTTTTGCTCGATTAACATAAACATCGGGCCAGGTGATTGCGAATGGTTTGCGGTCCCTGACGCATATTGGGGCGCAATTTGCGCCCTGTGCGAAAAGAACCAAATAAACTACCTTCATGGGTCGTGGTGGCCCGTCCTGGAGGACTTATACAATGCGAATATCCCCGTTTATCGGTTTTTGCAACGTCCTGGAGACCTGGTCTGGGTCAATGCTGGGTGCGTCCATTGGGTGCAAGCTGTGGGCTGGTGCAACAACATCGCCTGGAACGTGGGCCCTCTCACAGCGCGGCAATACCAACTCGCTATCGAGCGATACGAGTGGAATAAACTGCAGAGCTTCAAGTCAATTGTGCCAATGTTGCACTTGTCGTGGAACTTGTCGCGGAATATCAAAGTTTCCGACCCGAAGTTGTTCCAGTTGATTAAGTGAGTACAGTTTTGGTTTTTGGTGCGAAGTGTTTATTCGTTTGTTTTCAGGAATTGCTTAATGCGGACCTTGCGACAGTGTTCGATGATTTTGGAGTTTGTGAAACATAAAGGTGTCGAGGTCAAGTTCCACGGACGAGGGAAGAACGAAGCGTCGCATTACTGTGGCCAATGCGAGGTGAGGATTGGTTGCGCCGTTACAggaaattgtatttttgtttcagaTCGAGGTGTTTAATATCTTGTTCATAAGGGAGCAGGAGAAGCGGCACGTGGTCCATTGTATGGACTGCGCGCGCAAGCAGAGCCCGAACCTGGAGGGGTTCGTGTGTTTGGAGGAGTACAAAATGGAGGAGTTGACGGAAGTTTACGATAACTTCACTTTATATCCCACCGTTAGTGCTACTGCTGAGCAATATCGACTAATGTAGCAGGTTTAATTTGAAGTGCTATCTTTCAGCTACCACTGCCACTTGTAACGGATGTACAACTTAATGTTAATACTTGCTTATTAAATGTAAATTCGAGTGATAATGTAAAATGTAGATAAGTGTGTAcataatattttcaattttgtagATTGCCGATAAGTTAATGTTACATCTTAATACAGTGATCTCATAACAGTTATTTATAAGTGtacatataaaaataaatatatttgtacgatatatttattttggaGTCAAGGAATAGGATGATTCGAATCATCATTTTCGTTGTTATGGATGAAACCATATTTTCACTGCCAAAAATTATATGTAAATGACtgtttttacgtaattttttaagtctgTACGTATTGTAtaattcaaagtttttttaaaggcAGCAAATTCGGTTATTGCGTGTATTCGTTCACTGCCACTTTGTGATACATTTCTACCCGAATACCACTTTATATGTTCATAGACAGAGCCTGGGTTCGAACAGTGCCTTCTTcaataaattatctaaacaacattgtgaaaaaattcatattttctcCAGTCATGACCAATTACAAATACAGTTACATTGTGTAAATATGATGATGTATTAGGAAATAAATCAGGAAACTGGCTCAATTTTCTAAGTAAGGTAATCCCTATTTCCTCTGTTCATATAGCTGTGTATTTTATATCATGAAAAGTCTGATTTCACTTTATGTATTATATAGTTTCAATTGTAGTTTAGATACTACCTAAACTTGTATTtatgattaattaaataaaacgttaTATTTGGACACTCGTTATTTGTTCCCCACCGGACCCAAATGATCTATACTCTTGCCACTCCGCAAAAACTTCGATAAAGGCCGCAAGTTACGAAAATCTGGTTCTGATTGGACTAGTGAATATAACAAGTGTAACCACCAATGGCGTGCGAAGGCGCGACATTTTGAACCGACTCCGAATGACAACACGCAGCCATTTTGACCCCCCACTACCGCAAATTCCTAAATTTTCTAACAGAAACAccgttttttaacattttttaggCAAAGAACCTAATAACAAAAAAGGTACTAATAAATTTCTTGATGTCctaattcaaattttgaatttataaattaaaagatGAGTTAATAATGATCAATTgatcaaataaaattagttttgaCTAACCGATATAAACGTGATTTTCGACatttaaaccaaaatttaaaatattcttttaaagtttttcctACATGTGCGATTTAAACGAGCATTCTGGGTGTCGTACTTGGCGCGTTTTGCTGCCATTGGCTAAGCGTTAACCCCCCACCCTATATACCTGGTTACAgccaatgaaaaaaataagtcaaataCAAAACGAACAACTTTATTTACGAAATTAgagaaatataattattagtaACAATGGAACCAgaaacaaaactgaaaaaacacaaatacaacaaaaaaacacgGTTAATGTTGATCATTTTGGTCGCCATAATAACTTTCGCCGCCACTGTTCATATCATTAGGGTCGGTACTTTCATTATTGTCGGACTCCTCAGGGGGTGGTAAATGTATATCGATAGAAATTTCGCGCGGCCCTAGGGGATAATTGTACCCCACGAAGCCACAAAACTGGCACACTGACAAAGGGTGGTTGTAATCATAAGGGCAAACCAGTCTCTGGACAGTAGCAATGTTCTCATTTACCCACTGCTCAGTGGCGTTCCGCGGAATTTGGGCAAACATCGAATTGTAATCTCGCTGCACATGACTGGCAAAATCGAACGGATTGGGACTTTGAATCCGCGAATTAAAGGGCACATATCTCGGACCGTAAAAATCGCCGCGGGCCAAAAACCGGCCTGAATAATAACGGCCCGTGTAATAACGGCCTGAATAATAACGCCCTGAAATCAAAAGCTGGTGAAAAAAATGGCCGATTCGGTGACGCCCCTAACGACTTCTGCAAAGTCAAAACGACCAAGGGTTGGC encodes:
- the Utx gene encoding lysine-specific demethylase 6A isoform X4; translated protein: MLIRFQWAVKAFQQLLYVSPSFQRANEVHLRLGLMFKATQEYESALKHLQLALVDNSPCSTPKSIIKFHIAHLFEVQGKVKGAKDRYELLLRDKTITQTLRADIFRQLGWLYHCHDSLGDKNQRIPLAIHCLQRAHEADQFSGQTLYLLGRCYASIGKVHDAFIAYRNSVEKSEGNADTWCSIGVLYQQQSQPMDALQAYICAVQLDKCHSAAWANLGILYESCGQARDAYACYLNSNRGLSNRNSTEDTFLPSKLPRLSVVGMNPHLSQRISFLQSNLANAPMPSATSQRRQLLSIEEAWNLPISAEMSSRQQQQNSSQQSKTATQSYQKPYNQASTPQGPPPPYPSPGGGSVKQFKTEVVEQKPAPQPQTHPFTLTQQQLQMLNYFQQNINNLTPAQENMRLQLQHQHRLMQQHQQQLRHQRQAQPPRQGSTPPAYNGNNFQGDPPTLNPPKNLSPPSNGDKLVQPTPNVIPSCARDITMPVSGQNSADMDVSEEELKDFLSQKDLATTLAENLLKHFGSDDIDIKEEQEQSENILSSGPFSPSNLDSSKPEMDTKRRIKSPPHDSILTIKSEPPWEVDSLHSVEKRPEIEYTIDMDAKTILRLCKGEGIKGEISNSLISDRAPPPSPPDPPAIKLNHQQLLPPTPSVYLDNKKHAFSPQLQEFCLKHPIAVVRGLASALKLDLGLFSTKTLVEANPDHSVEVRTQIQQPSDENWDPQSGKKVWACISHRSHTTIARYAQYQASSFKESLKEERDKATSGLSDSDSKDSVNFPKRRRLCNIPPLANTKGCNQPKMLKFGTNVDLSDEKKWKAQLQELMKLPAFARVVSAGNMLSHVGHVILGMNTVQLYMKVPGSRTPGHQENNNFCSININIGPGDCEWFAVPDAYWGAICALCEKNQINYLHGSWWPVLEDLYNANIPVYRFLQRPGDLVWVNAGCVHWVQAVGWCNNIAWNVGPLTARQYQLAIERYEWNKLQSFKSIVPMLHLSWNLSRNIKVSDPKLFQLIKNCLMRTLRQCSMILEFVKHKGVEVKFHGRGKNEASHYCGQCEIEVFNILFIREQEKRHVVHCMDCARKQSPNLEGFVCLEEYKMEELTEVYDNFTLYPTVSATAEQYRLM